The following are encoded in a window of Rosa chinensis cultivar Old Blush chromosome 4, RchiOBHm-V2, whole genome shotgun sequence genomic DNA:
- the LOC112199444 gene encoding putative ubiquitin-conjugating enzyme E2 38 — MDHQNSTEMAEPAFKKFDIVSDHSDHYYSTVKKHGKGKNNNGDGHSFINGSTVYKNIMREWKILEKNLPDTIYVRAYETRVDLMRAVIIGAADTPYQDGLFFFDIKFPPDYPDHPPHVYYRSHGLSLNPNLGSNGYICLSLLNTWIGWRSERWHLSRSTILQVLVSIQGLVLNERPYYNEAGLGFFDRNILRHLTEYRYKTYNAKAFVLTCQSTLYLLKNPPKNFESFIAEHFRQRASGILRASGLLEGYYVTMRLRFSNGSSQYNSMELLYPELVEAFRKNGWVEEDLQVVEESSTQLADQVERKAKLPFSWLFCCLPWLSWAASN; from the coding sequence ATGGATCACCAAAATTCAACAGAGATGGCCGAACCTGCGTTCAAGAAATTTGACATCGTTTCGGACCACTCAGACCACTACTACAGCACCGTGAAAAAGCATGGGAAAGGAAAGAACAACAACGGAGATGGACATAGTTTCATCAATGGCAGTACAGTCTACAAGAATATCATGCGCGAGTGGAAAATCTTGGAGAAGAACCTCCCAGACACCATCTACGTGCGCGCGTACGAGACCCGTGTCGACCTTATGAGGGCTGTGATTATCGGAGCAGCTGACACACCTTATCAGGATGGACTCTTCTTCTTTGACATCAAGTTTCCGCCGGACTACCCTGACCACCCACCCCATGTCTACTACCGATCGCATGGTCTGTCTCTCAACCCAAACCTAGGATCAAATGGATACATCTGTTTAAGCCTTCTCAACACGTGGATTGGCTGGAGGAGTGAGCGGTGGCACTTATCTAGGTCGACGATCCTCCAAGTTTTGGTGTCGATTCAGGGACTCGTTCTCAACGAGAGACCCTATTATAACGAGGCGGGTCTGGGTTTTTTTGACAGGAATATCCTTAGACATCTTACAGAGTATCGATACAAAACTTACAACGCAAAGGCGTTTGTATTAACGTGCCAGTCGACGCTGTATTTGCTAAAGAATCCACCAAAGAATTTTGAGTCTTTCATCGCCGAACACTTTCGTCAGAGAGCCAGTGGCATACTGAGAGCGAGTGGTTTGTTAGAAGGATATTATGTGACCATGCGCTTGCGTTTTTCAAATGGGTCTTCACAGTATAATTCAATGGAGCTTTTGTACCCGGAACTCGTCGAGGCTTTTAGAAAGAATGGTTGGGTGGAGGAGGACTTGCAGGTGGTAGAGGAGAGTTCAACGCAGTTGGCGGATCAAGTGGAGAGGAAAGCTAAGCTGCCCTTTTCATGGCTGTTTTGTTGTTTACCTTGGTTATCCTGGGCCGCTAGTAACTAA